A single region of the Novipirellula aureliae genome encodes:
- a CDS encoding acyltransferase family protein, giving the protein MDILPIQKTFPAAIAPTPIAPTQCSNLVGFDALRAFAALGVVLLHACVPYLQHPMPGLAWSVTDIRSEAANGFTSSAIDCLFWGIEVFIMPIFLLLAGYFAYQTMSRRGSEQLIKTRAKRLLIPLAFASCVVLPIGLYTWVLAWVAEGTVAAVKLKSLKFDGEIDRDLWGLSHLWFMLYLFLYIVATGITVEIWRRYRDWFPSYLHSLCRSIGNRSLHVCAILFLTASATLLVAPEVVWGFQHAFAPVPSKWLYSGSFFAGGLWIAATDPSFHWLRKRRGVLGIASWMFLATAVTLGRWHLEFSNLATGSDWPASVALAIITVAAAWLMTLWLSTASLSLNRLPVSVQYLAAASFWVYLVHHPLLGLTHLDLKLMMPEVNPAAKTAISFAVSVTVSLLTYEAFVRKTRLGERLGMAWEFPGKEVPSTIPMRTPSETSERRRAA; this is encoded by the coding sequence ATGGACATCTTGCCAATCCAAAAAACGTTTCCCGCGGCGATCGCCCCAACGCCGATCGCCCCAACGCAGTGCTCAAACTTGGTCGGTTTTGATGCGCTTCGTGCCTTCGCCGCATTGGGCGTCGTGTTGTTGCACGCCTGCGTCCCCTACCTGCAGCACCCGATGCCAGGTCTAGCATGGTCGGTCACCGATATCCGTTCGGAGGCAGCGAACGGTTTTACAAGTTCAGCAATCGATTGCCTATTTTGGGGAATCGAAGTATTTATCATGCCCATCTTTTTGCTCTTGGCAGGCTACTTTGCCTACCAAACCATGTCTCGGCGAGGCAGCGAGCAATTGATCAAGACGCGTGCGAAGCGGTTGTTGATTCCGTTGGCGTTTGCGAGTTGCGTCGTCTTGCCGATCGGCCTTTACACCTGGGTATTGGCATGGGTTGCCGAGGGTACCGTCGCCGCGGTGAAGCTAAAAAGCCTGAAATTTGATGGCGAAATCGACCGCGATTTGTGGGGTTTGAGCCATTTGTGGTTCATGCTCTACCTGTTCTTGTATATCGTGGCGACCGGAATCACGGTTGAAATTTGGAGAAGGTATCGCGATTGGTTTCCGTCGTACCTGCATTCGCTTTGCCGTTCGATCGGAAACCGTTCCCTGCACGTTTGTGCGATCCTATTTCTGACCGCAAGTGCTACGTTGCTGGTTGCCCCTGAAGTCGTTTGGGGATTTCAGCATGCGTTTGCGCCCGTGCCGAGCAAATGGTTGTACAGCGGCAGTTTTTTCGCTGGCGGTTTATGGATCGCGGCAACAGACCCAAGCTTTCATTGGCTGAGGAAAAGACGAGGCGTCTTGGGGATCGCAAGTTGGATGTTCTTAGCAACCGCGGTCACACTCGGGCGTTGGCATTTGGAGTTCAGCAATTTAGCGACCGGTAGCGATTGGCCAGCTTCGGTTGCGTTAGCAATCATCACGGTCGCAGCGGCATGGTTGATGACGCTGTGGCTATCGACCGCCAGCTTATCGTTGAATCGATTGCCGGTATCGGTCCAATATCTCGCGGCCGCTTCGTTCTGGGTCTATTTGGTCCATCATCCGCTGCTCGGGCTTACGCACCTCGATTTGAAGCTAATGATGCCGGAAGTCAATCCAGCAGCGAAAACAGCAATCTCGTTTGCCGTTAGCGTGACGGTTAGTTTGTTGACTTACGAAGCCTTTGTCCGGAAGACTCGGCTTGGAGAGCGTTTGGGAATGGCATGGGAGTTTCCGGGCAAAGAAGTTCCATCGACGATCCCAATGCGAACGCCATCAGAGACGTCCGAGCGAAGACGCGCGGCATAG
- a CDS encoding 4a-hydroxytetrahydrobiopterin dehydratase encodes MTKNAQRLRNSKCVPCEGGIAVLEHNKALSLLASIPDWSINETSSAIVLHKKCSNFVAAIKSINRIAELAEAEQHHPDLHLTGYRQLAIELTTHAIGGLSENDFIIAAKIDQLFRESDT; translated from the coding sequence ATGACCAAGAACGCTCAACGACTTCGCAATTCAAAATGTGTTCCCTGCGAAGGCGGTATTGCCGTACTTGAACACAATAAAGCTTTGTCCCTCTTGGCATCGATTCCCGATTGGTCGATCAATGAAACTTCGTCTGCAATCGTGCTTCACAAAAAATGCTCGAACTTCGTTGCCGCGATCAAGTCGATCAATCGTATTGCGGAGCTAGCCGAAGCGGAGCAGCACCATCCTGATTTGCATCTGACAGGCTATCGGCAACTGGCAATTGAATTGACAACGCATGCGATCGGTGGGCTGAGCGAGAATGATTTCATTATCGCAGCGAAAATTGACCAGCTATTTCGAGAGTCTGACACGTGA
- a CDS encoding 5-(carboxyamino)imidazole ribonucleotide synthase, which translates to MKTSNKIILPGGTIGMVGGGQLGRMFAHAASSMGYRVIVFCGSNNEPAAQVAHACVVGQLNDLAAVEAFAGQCDVITLEFENIPAETIAACQQYAPTHPSATVLATAQDRLVEKNTLRDAGLPVAPFAEVTDLASLSAVSKTVGWPLILKTARSGYDGKGQHRLESIEGAKEVDWVSQPQWVAEKFVRFDREVSVVVARTVDGRTSTFPVFENDHANHILDITMLPAAVDEKVEQRAKEIAIAAAESLGVVGLLCVELFVKGDEVIINEVAPRPHNSGHVTIEACHTSQFQQHVRAVCGLPLGCTDLVCGAAAMANLLGDLWPDETTSPPWDRALEVPGINLHLYGKQHAKPGRKMGHVSCIGSDRDQVVAAVKDARCRLSS; encoded by the coding sequence ATGAAAACTTCAAACAAGATCATCCTTCCCGGCGGCACCATCGGTATGGTCGGTGGCGGTCAACTAGGCCGGATGTTCGCGCATGCGGCATCGAGTATGGGATACCGCGTCATCGTCTTCTGCGGGTCGAACAACGAACCAGCAGCCCAGGTCGCACACGCCTGTGTCGTGGGCCAATTGAACGACTTGGCAGCGGTCGAAGCGTTCGCCGGTCAATGCGACGTGATCACGTTGGAATTCGAAAACATTCCTGCGGAAACGATCGCTGCGTGCCAGCAATATGCTCCGACGCATCCATCGGCAACTGTCTTGGCGACGGCACAAGATCGCTTGGTCGAAAAGAACACGCTCCGAGATGCTGGATTGCCTGTGGCCCCGTTTGCTGAGGTGACCGATTTGGCTTCGCTTTCCGCTGTATCGAAAACAGTAGGCTGGCCTTTGATTCTGAAAACGGCCCGCAGTGGCTACGACGGCAAAGGCCAACACCGTCTTGAATCGATTGAGGGTGCCAAGGAGGTGGATTGGGTGAGCCAACCGCAATGGGTCGCTGAAAAATTCGTTCGTTTCGATCGCGAGGTATCGGTAGTGGTTGCCCGGACCGTGGATGGACGCACCAGCACGTTTCCGGTGTTTGAGAACGATCATGCGAACCACATTCTCGACATTACCATGTTACCCGCAGCCGTCGATGAGAAAGTCGAACAGCGTGCAAAAGAGATTGCGATTGCGGCGGCAGAGTCGTTGGGTGTGGTTGGTTTGTTATGTGTCGAATTGTTCGTCAAAGGCGACGAGGTCATTATCAACGAAGTCGCTCCGCGGCCACACAATTCCGGGCACGTGACGATCGAAGCGTGTCACACCAGTCAGTTTCAGCAGCATGTTCGAGCCGTCTGTGGTCTGCCGCTCGGGTGCACCGATTTGGTTTGCGGTGCCGCCGCGATGGCAAACTTGCTCGGTGATCTATGGCCGGATGAGACGACGAGTCCGCCCTGGGATCGAGCACTTGAGGTTCCCGGTATTAACCTTCACTTGTACGGCAAGCAGCATGCAAAGCCAGGCCGCAAAATGGGGCATGTAAGTTGCATCGGCAGCGACCGAGATCAAGTGGTCGCCGCCGTTAAGGACGCAAGATGTCGCTTGTCATCTTAG
- the fae gene encoding formaldehyde-activating enzyme → MHFHIGEALVGDGNEVAHIDLMIGSKNGPVGVAFANALSNQSEGHTNLLAVLEPNVAVKPSTVMVTKVTIKGMRQAVQMFGPAQSAVAKAVADAVAENIIPKDQAEGLVCVCGVFIHPEAEDNEKIFQFNYEATKQALVAAMCDKPSADEMLAKKDSAAHPYKGF, encoded by the coding sequence ATGCACTTTCATATTGGCGAAGCATTGGTTGGCGATGGCAATGAAGTGGCTCATATCGATTTGATGATTGGCAGCAAGAATGGTCCCGTTGGAGTTGCATTCGCCAATGCGCTTTCGAATCAAAGCGAAGGACACACGAATTTGTTGGCGGTATTGGAACCCAACGTTGCCGTAAAACCATCGACCGTGATGGTGACAAAAGTGACGATTAAGGGAATGCGTCAAGCCGTGCAAATGTTTGGGCCGGCACAATCAGCCGTCGCCAAAGCGGTCGCTGATGCGGTTGCCGAAAATATCATCCCCAAAGACCAGGCCGAGGGATTGGTTTGTGTTTGCGGTGTCTTTATCCATCCCGAAGCGGAAGACAACGAAAAGATCTTCCAATTTAATTACGAAGCAACCAAACAAGCTCTCGTGGCAGCGATGTGTGACAAACCTTCTGCCGATGAGATGTTGGCCAAGAAAGACTCCGCAGCGCACCCCTACAAGGGATTCTAG
- the purE gene encoding 5-(carboxyamino)imidazole ribonucleotide mutase, with protein MNEFGKTDALVGVIMGSRSDWETMIAATEVLDELEIPNEKNVVSAHRTPMRMVDYATSASERGLKVIIAGAGGAAHLPGMVASETNLPVIGVPVQSRALQGLDSLLSIVQMPGGIPVATMSIGKSGAKNAAILAARILALSDPKLAQRLADFVAKQTQSVIESAEL; from the coding sequence ATGAATGAATTTGGAAAGACCGATGCGCTCGTGGGCGTCATCATGGGAAGCCGCAGCGATTGGGAAACCATGATCGCTGCGACCGAGGTGCTCGATGAACTAGAAATCCCCAACGAGAAAAACGTCGTGTCAGCACATCGCACTCCGATGCGAATGGTTGATTATGCAACCAGTGCATCGGAGCGTGGATTGAAAGTCATCATTGCGGGTGCGGGCGGTGCTGCCCATTTGCCGGGAATGGTTGCTTCGGAAACGAATTTGCCCGTAATTGGCGTGCCAGTGCAAAGTCGGGCTTTGCAGGGGCTCGACTCACTGCTGTCAATCGTACAAATGCCAGGCGGAATCCCCGTCGCGACGATGTCAATCGGGAAATCGGGTGCCAAGAACGCAGCAATTTTGGCAGCTCGTATCTTGGCGTTATCCGACCCAAAATTGGCGCAGCGGTTGGCCGACTTCGTTGCAAAACAGACTCAAAGTGTGATCGAATCCGCAGAACTATAA
- a CDS encoding sodium/solute symporter has product MIYEPTWIAVFIFLAFVVFTVGLSFYLGRKATSSEGYFAAHGQIPWAVNGLAFAGDYLSAASFLGICGMIAAYGYDGFLYSIGYLAGWIVALFVIAEPMKRLGRFTFADALDAQFNSRGIKLAASISTLAVSIFYLIPQMVGAGSLIQPLLGFPHWVGVVLVGAVVITIVVTAGMVSTTWVQFFKGTLLVIFSAILVVVVLGRGFEASNGDLKSIGPIERNAISSKQIDGRDVLVPVDGWQEFPELVRLSNPDGGFEVFRVQEVDDESVSEFVILSQAQSMTNRADGSKLVDGLPFGDGEGQRELKPVGHLAKLPDRYTPSSPVGPIEFFNVIRDSEVVLWGTSVVRHDDGSTTKVFYQKPTAGNRVLRPGEHPTFAGIRGGGTTDRINFLSLMLALFCGTASLPHILIRYYTVKDSSAARKSTIVGIASIGFFYVLTLYLGLGAMTSGSLDLTDSNMAAPLLARSMSQWLFAIISAIAFTTVLGTVSGLILASSGAVAHDLIGGVLGIKLSGHAQVRVAKMAAVVVGIIAIFLGIIFKEMNVSYLVGWAFCVAASANLPALVMLLFWKRTTKEGIIASVLVGMTSSLGWILLSADTYQKVYGWDAADAIAPFSQPGIVTIPLAFLTLVIVSLCTKPSKA; this is encoded by the coding sequence ATGATCTACGAACCCACTTGGATCGCCGTTTTTATTTTCTTGGCCTTCGTTGTTTTCACGGTAGGGCTGAGCTTCTACCTAGGTCGAAAAGCGACATCGTCCGAAGGCTATTTCGCTGCTCACGGCCAAATCCCCTGGGCTGTTAACGGACTGGCATTCGCAGGCGACTATTTATCAGCGGCCTCGTTTTTGGGAATCTGCGGAATGATCGCCGCTTATGGCTACGATGGCTTTCTGTATTCGATCGGCTATCTGGCGGGCTGGATCGTTGCCTTGTTTGTCATCGCCGAACCGATGAAACGACTTGGGCGGTTCACCTTCGCCGATGCCCTCGATGCCCAATTCAATTCCCGCGGCATTAAGTTGGCCGCCAGTATCAGCACCTTGGCGGTCAGCATCTTTTATTTGATCCCACAAATGGTCGGAGCCGGATCACTGATCCAACCCTTGCTCGGCTTTCCCCATTGGGTTGGCGTCGTGTTGGTCGGTGCCGTGGTCATCACGATCGTTGTCACTGCAGGCATGGTCTCGACGACTTGGGTCCAGTTTTTCAAAGGAACGCTCCTTGTTATTTTCAGTGCGATTTTAGTCGTCGTTGTTCTTGGACGAGGATTTGAAGCGTCCAATGGCGATTTGAAATCGATCGGACCGATTGAACGAAACGCGATCTCGAGTAAACAAATCGATGGGCGAGACGTGCTTGTCCCAGTCGATGGCTGGCAAGAATTCCCCGAACTCGTGCGGCTATCAAATCCCGATGGCGGCTTCGAAGTCTTTCGTGTTCAAGAAGTCGATGATGAATCGGTATCGGAGTTTGTGATTCTATCCCAAGCTCAATCAATGACGAACCGTGCCGATGGTAGCAAGCTGGTCGACGGCTTACCGTTTGGCGATGGCGAGGGGCAACGAGAACTCAAGCCAGTGGGACATTTAGCAAAGCTACCCGATCGCTACACGCCATCTTCGCCAGTCGGACCGATCGAGTTCTTCAACGTGATTCGAGATAGCGAGGTGGTGCTTTGGGGAACAAGTGTTGTTCGGCATGACGATGGTTCGACGACCAAGGTGTTCTATCAGAAACCAACCGCTGGCAATCGGGTGCTGCGTCCAGGAGAACATCCGACGTTCGCAGGCATTCGCGGCGGCGGCACGACCGACCGAATCAACTTCCTCTCGCTGATGTTGGCGCTTTTTTGTGGCACTGCTTCGCTACCGCATATTTTGATTCGCTACTACACCGTCAAAGACTCATCGGCGGCGAGAAAAAGTACAATTGTGGGAATCGCCAGCATCGGTTTCTTCTACGTGCTGACGCTGTACTTGGGCCTAGGAGCGATGACCAGTGGATCGCTGGACCTAACCGACTCGAACATGGCTGCGCCCTTATTGGCTCGAAGCATGAGTCAGTGGTTGTTTGCGATCATCTCAGCGATTGCGTTCACGACCGTATTGGGAACGGTCAGCGGTTTGATTTTGGCTAGTAGCGGTGCGGTGGCTCACGATTTGATTGGCGGCGTTTTGGGGATCAAGCTGAGCGGACATGCTCAAGTGCGAGTTGCCAAGATGGCTGCCGTCGTCGTCGGCATCATCGCCATTTTCCTCGGCATCATTTTCAAAGAGATGAACGTCAGCTATTTGGTCGGTTGGGCATTTTGTGTGGCCGCAAGCGCCAACCTGCCCGCATTGGTGATGTTGTTGTTTTGGAAACGAACAACCAAGGAAGGGATTATCGCCAGTGTTCTGGTCGGTATGACCAGTTCGCTGGGGTGGATCCTATTATCGGCCGACACCTACCAAAAGGTTTATGGATGGGACGCCGCCGACGCGATCGCTCCGTTCAGTCAGCCAGGCATCGTGACGATTCCACTAGCGTTCTTGACGCTAGTGATCGTTTCGTTGTGCACGAAACCGAGTAAAGCTTAA
- a CDS encoding DUF4339 domain-containing protein: MGIRFACHICGKKLNIKSELGGKRGVCPNCSSRFRIPEHDCEQSLPVELSPAVDPASVAAIHHAADEEDVLADESLEVDSSGDPISKPNPASSPEPNPSPGTEATSPLLFDGTSTWYVRPPSGGQYGPASEDLFHQWIGEGRVAASALIWRDGWQEWRQAVEVLPQLASGKQPPESAMDSLPKPEIPDLASRPAASILGDPRVGSRKRTRSFRRTFSITFLCLVALVLVGILVWIMNRP, translated from the coding sequence ATGGGGATTCGGTTCGCTTGTCACATTTGTGGGAAGAAGCTCAATATTAAGAGTGAACTTGGTGGCAAGCGGGGCGTATGTCCAAATTGCTCGTCGCGGTTTCGTATACCCGAACATGATTGCGAACAATCGCTGCCGGTTGAGCTCTCTCCTGCGGTCGACCCTGCTTCGGTCGCCGCGATCCATCACGCAGCTGACGAGGAAGACGTTTTGGCAGACGAATCGCTTGAAGTCGATTCTTCTGGCGATCCGATATCGAAACCCAACCCCGCATCCTCGCCCGAACCCAATCCAAGTCCTGGGACCGAAGCGACATCGCCGTTACTTTTTGACGGTACATCGACGTGGTACGTTCGGCCTCCGAGTGGCGGTCAATATGGACCGGCAAGCGAGGACTTGTTTCACCAGTGGATTGGGGAAGGCCGGGTGGCCGCGAGTGCGCTGATTTGGCGGGATGGATGGCAAGAGTGGCGTCAAGCGGTCGAGGTGTTGCCGCAATTAGCCAGCGGAAAGCAGCCACCAGAATCGGCGATGGACTCATTGCCGAAGCCCGAAATTCCTGACCTAGCTAGTCGTCCAGCCGCGAGTATTTTGGGCGACCCTCGTGTTGGATCGCGAAAGCGGACACGATCTTTCCGGCGGACGTTCTCGATCACTTTTTTGTGCTTGGTAGCACTAGTACTAGTCGGAATCTTGGTCTGGATCATGAACCGCCCGTAG
- a CDS encoding NAD(P)-dependent methylenetetrahydromethanopterin dehydrogenase: protein MQKVLIQLDTDQHASSFDSITAIDAGVDSLLTYSGVTPNDVRSIVHGAMFTRGIEALKNTAIFVGGTNVSAAESILTTVRDCFFGRFRVSAMLDANGCNTTASAAVVCLAERITLSGATVVVMGSTGPVGRRVCKLLGLSGASVIATSRSIESAEKLAMEVNESLRTNLVRGTQATSAIDKAKLLRAADGLVACGSAGVELVDETTLCQSERLQVAIDLNAVPPAGIGGIDAGNKAKMVGHVCTFGAIGVGGLKMKTHSAAIQALFESNDNVLREEEIFEIAKGV from the coding sequence ATGCAAAAGGTACTGATCCAACTCGATACGGACCAGCACGCTAGTAGTTTTGATTCGATTACTGCGATCGATGCCGGAGTCGATTCTTTGCTTACCTACTCGGGGGTTACCCCCAATGATGTGCGATCGATTGTACATGGAGCGATGTTCACTCGCGGTATCGAAGCTTTGAAGAACACTGCGATCTTTGTCGGTGGCACCAACGTCTCGGCAGCCGAATCGATTCTAACCACTGTGCGAGACTGTTTTTTTGGACGGTTTCGAGTGTCCGCGATGCTCGATGCAAACGGCTGCAACACGACGGCTTCGGCGGCTGTGGTTTGCTTGGCAGAACGGATCACCTTGTCAGGTGCAACCGTCGTCGTGATGGGATCGACGGGACCCGTAGGACGCCGCGTTTGCAAATTGCTTGGCTTGTCAGGTGCCAGCGTTATTGCGACGAGTCGATCGATAGAATCAGCCGAGAAGTTGGCGATGGAGGTCAACGAATCCTTGCGCACCAACTTGGTTCGAGGTACCCAAGCCACGTCGGCGATTGACAAAGCAAAATTGTTAAGGGCTGCGGATGGGCTCGTCGCTTGCGGATCGGCGGGCGTTGAGCTTGTTGATGAGACAACACTTTGTCAGAGCGAGCGTCTTCAAGTTGCAATCGACTTGAATGCGGTTCCACCAGCAGGAATTGGTGGCATCGATGCTGGAAACAAAGCCAAAATGGTTGGCCACGTTTGCACCTTCGGTGCGATCGGTGTCGGAGGGTTGAAGATGAAGACACATAGTGCCGCGATTCAGGCTTTGTTCGAAAGCAACGATAATGTACTTCGGGAGGAAGAAATTTTTGAGATTGCGAAAGGAGTGTAG
- a CDS encoding DUF2237 family protein, with product MGAKNVLGTELESCSTDPMTGFYRDGCCNTGASDAGLHVVCAQMTADFLQFSKSRGNDLSTPNPIFQFPGLKPGDRWCLCAARWKEAYDAEMAPAVVLESTHISALEFASLEELQEHAVSK from the coding sequence ATGGGAGCTAAAAACGTGCTCGGGACCGAGTTGGAATCGTGCAGCACCGATCCGATGACCGGCTTTTATCGCGATGGCTGCTGCAATACCGGAGCTTCCGACGCAGGACTCCATGTGGTGTGTGCCCAGATGACGGCTGATTTTTTGCAGTTTTCAAAATCGCGAGGTAACGATTTGTCGACGCCCAATCCAATCTTCCAGTTCCCTGGCCTAAAACCGGGCGACCGTTGGTGCTTGTGCGCAGCACGCTGGAAAGAGGCCTACGATGCCGAGATGGCCCCGGCAGTCGTCCTTGAGTCGACCCATATTAGTGCATTGGAATTCGCCTCGCTGGAGGAACTGCAAGAACACGCGGTTTCCAAATGA
- a CDS encoding DUF485 domain-containing protein has translation MPLDPNSTPERRFNRQLGLCFFAVYLLLYLIYVLTNAFNPSSMETIVLAGLNLAIVYGFGLILSALFLAILYGTLCRNEPIDADASKGDSSDGGKAV, from the coding sequence GTGCCGCTCGATCCAAACTCCACTCCCGAGCGTCGGTTTAACCGTCAACTGGGACTCTGCTTCTTTGCCGTTTATTTGCTGCTCTATCTAATCTATGTTTTGACGAATGCTTTCAATCCTTCCTCGATGGAAACGATCGTGCTAGCTGGTTTGAACTTGGCGATTGTGTATGGCTTTGGTTTAATTCTGAGCGCATTGTTCTTGGCGATACTTTACGGAACTCTCTGTCGCAACGAGCCGATTGATGCCGACGCTTCGAAGGGCGACTCAAGCGATGGAGGGAAGGCCGTATGA
- a CDS encoding ATP-dependent helicase — MDVILQGLTEAQTDAVTHIDGPLLILAGPGSGKTRVVTHRIAYMINQGVPPSQIAALTFTNKAADEMRARVEQLAPGKSVWMGTFHRFCAQLLRRYATMVGLTENYSIYDSSDAKQAMKRAIEAADISTSHTSPEQIATTISNAKNRLVTPEMMLAATKRSGPTMAARVYPVYQQQLLTANAVDFDDLLLHVALLLKEHPELRQELDTRFRYILVDEYQDTNLAQYAIVRGLSINHPNLSVTGDPDQSIYGWRGADINNILDFEKDYPSVKTVRLEQNYRSTPNILRAADQLIRHNRRRKNKELYTHNDEGDAVTLRIYENGYEEADGIADEIANAIAVEGFRPRDFAILYRMNALSRSIEHSMRRRNLPYQIINGLEFYQRKEIKDLLAYLHLINNPKHDVALQRVINTPTRGIGTKTIAYLRSHADRHGIPMLEATRQVDQIEGLAKRSATAVKRFVELYDRLAIKATATLEDLIRYIVEETRYEDHLLKTVVDGQDSSAVANVDEFITAGVEFDRYHPDDGSLELFLEQTALVADTDAFEDNTDRVTVMTLHAAKGLEFPRVFVIGVEDGLLPHSRSKDTDSGFEEERRLLFVGITRAKERLQLSCCKSRTMRGESRPAISSPFFNELPLDEMRRVESELERNWFDEDSQDDYPESWDLPEEEDDEDFDSEAAASVKETADPPFDESCQLPEEELKELVAKKKKKKKAVLGLKTAADLMSGPSSIPVTAYREGNLVRHGEHGEGRIVSVTGRGPKRTATIRFDDGEHRFRLAFCELELIDG; from the coding sequence ATGGACGTGATTCTACAGGGTTTGACCGAGGCCCAAACCGATGCAGTAACTCATATCGACGGCCCGTTATTGATTTTAGCAGGCCCCGGTTCTGGGAAAACTCGTGTCGTTACGCATCGAATCGCCTACATGATCAACCAGGGCGTCCCGCCGTCTCAGATCGCTGCATTGACATTCACCAACAAAGCAGCCGATGAAATGCGGGCTCGTGTCGAGCAGTTGGCACCTGGGAAATCGGTTTGGATGGGCACGTTTCATCGATTTTGTGCTCAGCTGCTTCGCCGCTATGCCACGATGGTAGGATTGACCGAAAACTATTCTATCTACGATTCATCCGATGCGAAGCAGGCGATGAAGCGAGCGATCGAAGCCGCCGACATCTCGACTTCGCACACTTCCCCCGAACAGATCGCCACGACGATCAGTAACGCGAAGAACCGCTTGGTCACCCCTGAAATGATGCTTGCCGCAACCAAGCGGTCGGGCCCGACGATGGCAGCGCGAGTCTATCCTGTCTATCAACAACAATTGTTGACTGCCAACGCCGTCGATTTTGACGATCTACTTTTGCATGTTGCCCTGCTACTCAAAGAGCACCCGGAACTCAGGCAAGAGCTTGACACTCGGTTTCGTTATATTTTGGTGGACGAGTATCAAGACACGAACCTGGCCCAATATGCGATTGTTCGCGGATTGTCGATCAACCATCCGAATTTGTCCGTTACCGGTGACCCCGATCAATCGATTTACGGGTGGCGCGGTGCGGACATCAATAACATATTGGATTTCGAGAAGGATTATCCGTCAGTCAAAACGGTTCGCTTGGAACAAAATTACCGTAGCACCCCGAACATTTTGCGCGCTGCCGATCAATTGATTCGCCACAACCGCCGGCGAAAGAACAAAGAACTTTACACGCACAATGACGAAGGGGATGCGGTCACGCTGCGGATCTACGAAAATGGTTACGAGGAAGCGGACGGGATCGCAGACGAGATTGCTAACGCCATTGCGGTTGAAGGATTTCGGCCTCGCGATTTTGCAATTCTGTACCGCATGAATGCTCTTTCGCGATCGATCGAACATTCGATGCGACGGCGAAATCTGCCGTACCAAATTATTAATGGACTCGAGTTCTATCAACGAAAAGAGATCAAGGATCTGCTCGCTTATTTACATCTCATCAACAATCCGAAACACGACGTCGCACTGCAGCGTGTGATTAACACTCCGACGCGAGGGATCGGAACCAAGACGATAGCGTATTTACGGAGCCATGCGGATCGGCACGGCATTCCGATGCTCGAAGCGACTCGCCAAGTCGACCAAATCGAAGGTCTGGCAAAACGATCGGCGACAGCGGTGAAACGGTTTGTCGAGCTGTATGACCGCTTGGCGATCAAGGCCACCGCGACGTTGGAGGACTTGATTCGTTATATCGTCGAGGAAACGAGGTATGAAGATCACTTGCTAAAGACGGTGGTTGATGGCCAGGACAGTAGCGCGGTAGCGAATGTTGACGAGTTCATCACAGCGGGGGTCGAGTTTGACCGCTACCATCCCGACGATGGATCGCTAGAACTGTTTTTGGAGCAAACCGCTTTGGTGGCCGATACGGATGCGTTTGAAGACAACACCGACCGAGTCACGGTGATGACGTTGCACGCGGCAAAGGGTTTGGAGTTTCCGCGAGTCTTCGTGATCGGCGTCGAGGATGGTTTGCTTCCACATTCCCGATCGAAGGATACCGATAGCGGGTTTGAAGAGGAGCGGCGTTTGTTGTTTGTCGGAATCACGCGAGCGAAGGAGCGATTGCAATTGTCATGCTGTAAGAGCAGGACGATGCGAGGCGAATCACGGCCCGCGATTTCCAGTCCATTCTTTAACGAGTTGCCACTCGACGAGATGCGACGAGTCGAAAGCGAACTCGAACGAAATTGGTTCGACGAGGATTCGCAAGACGATTACCCCGAGTCGTGGGATTTGCCTGAGGAAGAGGATGACGAGGATTTCGATTCCGAGGCGGCCGCGTCCGTCAAGGAAACAGCCGATCCGCCGTTTGACGAGTCGTGTCAATTGCCCGAGGAAGAACTCAAAGAGCTAGTGGCAAAAAAGAAAAAGAAAAAGAAGGCCGTCTTGGGACTCAAGACCGCTGCCGATTTGATGTCCGGTCCATCGAGCATCCCCGTTACCGCCTACCGCGAAGGCAATTTGGTACGACACGGCGAGCATGGCGAAGGCCGAATCGTCTCGGTTACCGGGCGCGGCCCCAAGCGAACGGCGACAATACGATTTGACGATGGCGAACACCGATTCCGGCTAGCCTTCTGCGAATTGGAATTGATCGATGGTTGA